The Bos indicus x Bos taurus breed Angus x Brahman F1 hybrid chromosome 25, Bos_hybrid_MaternalHap_v2.0, whole genome shotgun sequence genome has a window encoding:
- the LOC113883835 gene encoding transport and Golgi organization protein 1 homolog isoform X3: MEQKILEKENSTEDMKDAILANTSGISECESAFNEACVSEVEVKPEELHEQNVQLNTEKNQLQDASAELENLELRALRNKNCQLVEDKKNLKDICDTLRSVKAEKEVELKMLKRKEAFLVEFYEQRKMAAEEKLKKKQCEWMEKENQLSAAEGNLKLVSAEAHNYKQQIEQMQEELQQEEVSFRHQISLLEKKAQDNWIKGRILEREMAEQSKEAAYLRHKYRTWHGSHEKQQFFPY; encoded by the exons ATGGAACAGAAG atactggaaaaagaaaattctacagAGGACATGAAAGATGCTATTTTAGCGAACACCTCAGGAATTTCAGAG TGTGAAAGTGCCTTTAATGAAGCTTGTGTCAGTGAAGTGGAAGTGAAACCTGAAGAACTGCATGAACAGAATGTTCAGCTCAACACCGAGAAGAATCAG TTACAAGATGCCAGTGCTGAACTTGAGAATTTAGAGCTGAGAGCCTTGAGGAACAAAAACTGCCAACTTGTAG AAGATAAAAAGAACCTGAAAGACATCTGTGATACACTGAGGTCTgtgaaagcagagaaggaagtggAATTAAAAATGCTGAAGAGAAAGGAAGCCTTCCTTGTTGAATTCtatgaacaaagaaaaatggcTGCAGAAGA gaaactgaaaaagaaacaatgtgAGTGGATGGAAAAGGAGAATCAGCTGTCAGCTGCAGAGGGAAATTTGAAATTAGTTTCAGCAGAAGCACACAATTACAA GCAACAGATTGAACAAATGCAAGAAGAACTGCAGCAGGAGGAGGTCAGCTTCAGACACCAG ATTTCTCTTCTTGAGAAGAAGGCTCAGGACAACtgg ATCAAGGGTCGGATTTTGGAGAGAGAGATGGCAGAGCAGAGCAAGGAAGCCGCCTACTTGAGACACAA ATACAGGACCTGGCATGGCTCCCATGAGAAACAGCAATTCTTTCCCTACTAA
- the LOC113883835 gene encoding transport and Golgi organization protein 1 homolog isoform X2 — MEQKILEKENSTEDMKDAILANTSGISECESAFNEACVSEVEVKPEELHEQNVQLNTEKNQLQDASAELENLELRALRNKNCQLVEDKKNLKDICDTLRSVKAEKEVELKMLKRKEAFLVEFYEQRKMAAEEKLKKKQCEWMEKENQLSAAEGNLKLVSAEAHNYKQQIEQMQEELQQEEVSFRHQISLLEKKAQDNWVILFFLSLLRVVIPTTELGCAFPPTDQGSDFGERDGRAEQGSRLLETQIQDLAWLP, encoded by the exons ATGGAACAGAAG atactggaaaaagaaaattctacagAGGACATGAAAGATGCTATTTTAGCGAACACCTCAGGAATTTCAGAG TGTGAAAGTGCCTTTAATGAAGCTTGTGTCAGTGAAGTGGAAGTGAAACCTGAAGAACTGCATGAACAGAATGTTCAGCTCAACACCGAGAAGAATCAG TTACAAGATGCCAGTGCTGAACTTGAGAATTTAGAGCTGAGAGCCTTGAGGAACAAAAACTGCCAACTTGTAG AAGATAAAAAGAACCTGAAAGACATCTGTGATACACTGAGGTCTgtgaaagcagagaaggaagtggAATTAAAAATGCTGAAGAGAAAGGAAGCCTTCCTTGTTGAATTCtatgaacaaagaaaaatggcTGCAGAAGA gaaactgaaaaagaaacaatgtgAGTGGATGGAAAAGGAGAATCAGCTGTCAGCTGCAGAGGGAAATTTGAAATTAGTTTCAGCAGAAGCACACAATTACAA GCAACAGATTGAACAAATGCAAGAAGAACTGCAGCAGGAGGAGGTCAGCTTCAGACACCAG ATTTCTCTTCTTGAGAAGAAGGCTCAGGACAACtgggtaattcttttttttctttctctccttcgtGTTGTCATTCCCACAACTGAACTTGGGTGTGCTTTTCCTCCCACAGATCAAGGGTCGGATTTTGGAGAGAGAGATGGCAGAGCAGAGCAAGGAAGCCGCCTACTTGAGACACAA ATACAGGACCTGGCATGGCTCCCATGA
- the LOC113883835 gene encoding transport and Golgi organization protein 1 homolog isoform X1, whose protein sequence is MEQKILEKENSTEDMKDAILANTSGISECESAFNEACVSEVEVKPEELHEQNVQLNTEKNQLQDASAELENLELRALRNKNCQLVEDKKNLKDICDTLRSVKAEKEVELKMLKRKEAFLVEFYEQRKMAAEEKLKKKQCEWMEKENQLSAAEGNLKLVSAEAHNYKQQIEQMQEELQQEEVSFRHQISLLEKKAQDNWIKGRILEREMAEQSKEAAYLRHKSVWMQEGAFLSHDHPACPTPWAALYHHSRAVGLFHLLHPGFLWDPTQCLHIFKMENQFKFEEDFEP, encoded by the exons ATGGAACAGAAG atactggaaaaagaaaattctacagAGGACATGAAAGATGCTATTTTAGCGAACACCTCAGGAATTTCAGAG TGTGAAAGTGCCTTTAATGAAGCTTGTGTCAGTGAAGTGGAAGTGAAACCTGAAGAACTGCATGAACAGAATGTTCAGCTCAACACCGAGAAGAATCAG TTACAAGATGCCAGTGCTGAACTTGAGAATTTAGAGCTGAGAGCCTTGAGGAACAAAAACTGCCAACTTGTAG AAGATAAAAAGAACCTGAAAGACATCTGTGATACACTGAGGTCTgtgaaagcagagaaggaagtggAATTAAAAATGCTGAAGAGAAAGGAAGCCTTCCTTGTTGAATTCtatgaacaaagaaaaatggcTGCAGAAGA gaaactgaaaaagaaacaatgtgAGTGGATGGAAAAGGAGAATCAGCTGTCAGCTGCAGAGGGAAATTTGAAATTAGTTTCAGCAGAAGCACACAATTACAA GCAACAGATTGAACAAATGCAAGAAGAACTGCAGCAGGAGGAGGTCAGCTTCAGACACCAG ATTTCTCTTCTTGAGAAGAAGGCTCAGGACAACtgg ATCAAGGGTCGGATTTTGGAGAGAGAGATGGCAGAGCAGAGCAAGGAAGCCGCCTACTTGAGACACAA GTCAGTATGGATGCAAGAGGGCGCTTTCCTTTCCCATGACCACCCTGCATGCCCTACCCCATGGGCTGCCCTTTATCACCACTCAAGGGCTGTGGGCCTCTTCCACCTCCTCCACCCTGGCTTCCTCTGGGACCCCACCCAATGCCTCCACATCTTTAAGATG GAGAACCAGTTTAAATTTGAAGAGGATTTTGAGCCATGA